The following coding sequences lie in one Sorghum bicolor cultivar BTx623 chromosome 6, Sorghum_bicolor_NCBIv3, whole genome shotgun sequence genomic window:
- the LOC8075229 gene encoding pentatricopeptide repeat-containing protein At5g61800, with protein sequence MGPPSPGPPLSLPPPYQSLPHLLQPHHRHRLPLRRVLAAHALAAVAGHLTVRDPRPHTLLLVAYSRLARPFPTALLLLFRSSLRVSVAPTRHSLPLAVSAAAAASSAGRRHLGLAISLHAVAVARNLLPSPHVANALVSLYARHALPDAARRVFEEMPSAPDVVSYNALMHAYVNAGRVGVAREVFEEMPVRDATSWGTVIAGCAKAGRLEEAVLLFDRMREEGFRPDSVALVAVLSCCAQLGALDKGQEVHEYIKLSRTSPNVFLCTGLVDLYAKCGCVEEAREVFEACQDRNVFTWNALIVGLAMHGHGTVALEYFNQMLADGIQSDGVTFLGVLIACSHNGLVDMARRIFSDMESKHNVHRELKHYGCMADLLGRAGLIEEAMDMVRKMPMEGDSYVWGGILAGCRMHRNVEAAEVAAWHLLELNPDDSGVYSAMAGIYADVGRWEDVTRIRMLMDENIGRRNVGCSSVTT encoded by the coding sequence ATGGGTCCACCTAGTCCCGGCCCACCGCTCAGCCTCCCTCCGCCCTACCAATCTCTGCCCCACCTCCTCCAgccccaccaccgccaccgcctcccGCTCCGCCGCGTCCTCGCGGCGCACGCGCTCGCCGCCGTCGCTGGCCACCTCACCGTCCGGGACCCACGCCCGCACaccctcctcctcgtcgcctaCTCCCGCCTCGCGCGGCCCTTCCCCaccgcgctcctcctcctcttccgctCCTCCCTCCGCGTCTCCGTCGCGCCCACGCGCCACTCCCTCCCGCTCGCCGtctcagccgccgccgccgcctcctccgcgGGCCGCCGCCACCTGGGGCTCGCGATCTCCCTCCACGCCGTCGCGGTCGCCCGCAACCTCCTCCCGTCCCCGCACGTGGCCAACGCGCTCGTCTCCCTCTACGCGAGGCACGCGCTCCCGGACGCCGCGCGCAGGGTGTTCGAGGAAATGCCCTCCGCCCCTGACGTCGTCTCCTACAACGCGCTGATGCACGCGTACGTAAACGCCGGGAGGGTAGGCGTTGCTCGGGAGGTGTTTGAGGAGATGCCCGTTCGGGACGCCACGTCCTGGGGCACGGTGATCGCCGGCTGCGCCAAGGCCGGGCGGCTCGAGGAGGCTGTCCTACTGTTTGACCGGATGAGGGAGGAGGGTTTCAGACCTGACAGTGTCGCCCTGGTGGCGGTGCTTTCATGCTGTGCGCAGCTAGGGGCGCTGGACAAGGGCCAGGAGGTGCATGAGTACATCAAGCTGAGCAGGACCAGTCCCAACGTGTTCTTGTGCACAGGGCTCGTTGACCTCTATGCCAAGTGTGGGTGCGTCGAGGAGGCTAGGGAGGTGTTCGAGGCGTGCCAGGATAGGAATGTGTTCACGTGGAATGCTCTCATTGTTGGGCTGGCGATGCATGGCCATGGAACAGTGGCGCTTGAGTACTTCAACCAGATGCTGGCTGATGGAATCCAGTCAGATGGGGTCACTTTCTTGGGGGTGCTGATCGCTTGTAGCCACAATGGCCTTGTGGACATGGCAAGGCGCATCTTTTCTGACATGGAGAGCAAGCACAATGTGCACCGGGAACTGAAACACTATGGGTGTATGGCTGACTTGCTTGGTCGTGCtggactgatcgaagaagcgaTGGACATGGTTAGGAAGATGCCCATGGAAGGGGACAGTTATGTGTGGGGAGGCATACTTGCTGGATGTAGAATGCATCGGAATGTGGAGGCCGCTGAAGTTGCAGCTTGGCATTTGTTGGAACTGAACCCAGATGACAGTGGGGTGTACTCTGCAATGGCTGGGATCTATGCAGATGTTGGCAGGTGGGAGGATGTCACAAGGATTAGAATGTTAATGGATGAAAACATTGGCAGGAGGAATGTTGGCTGCAGTTCAGTTACAACATAG